The genomic region TGCCGGCAGAGCAAAAGGGGGAGGGTGTGCTGGCAATGACGCACATCATGACCAGAATCATATCCTTGTGGCCTGACCATGAATGCTACGATTATCTGAGCGAGCTGCTCTACGACGACAGGCAGGGGAGCCGCCAGGGATTCAGTCTGGACGTCTATCGCGATATTATCTGGTTGAAGGAAGTTCTGGATATTCTGAGCAAACCGGAAACAAAGATCGCCGAAGAAGTGGCGGCTGAAGATAATCTGGATTGGGATTTTCAATAAGTCCGATCGCTGCCCATGCCAGTCGGACCCGGATCATTTTTCTAGATTAGAATAATATCGTACTGCTCCTGGGTATAAAAAGTCTCGACCTGCAAGGACACGGGCTTGGCGATAAAGTCGCCCAATTGCGCCAGACTCTGCGATTCCTCCTCCAGAAACAAGTCGATTACCAGTTGCGATGCCAGAATGCGGTATTCCTTGGCATTGAACTGACGGGCTTCGCGCACGATTTCCCGCAATATTTCGTAGCATACGGTCTTCGCGGTTTTTACCTGGCCGCGTCCCTGACAGGTAGGGCACGGCTCGCACAGGATATGCGCCAGGCTTTCTCGGGTGCGTTTGCGCGTCATTTCCACCAGGCCTAGCGGAGAGAAGTCGTGTACCGACATGCGGGTATTGTCGCGCGACAGCGCTTTTTTGAATTCCAGAAACACTTCCTGCTGGTGGTCGCGGTTATCCATGTCGATGAAATCGACGATGATCATGCCGCCCAGATTGCGTAACCGCAATTGCCGTGCGATGGCTTGTGCCGCCTCCAGATTGGTTTTGAAAATGGTGTCGTCAAAATTGCGGACACCGACAAAGCCGCCGGTGTTGACGTCAACCGTGGTCAGGGCTTCGGTCTGGTCGATGATCAGATAGCCGCCGGATTTGAGATCGACACGGCGCGCGAGCGCTTTTTCGATTTCCGCTTCGACGGCGTACAGGTCGAACAAGGGGCGTTCCGCAGCGTAATGCTGTAATTTTTCGATTACTCCTTGCGTGTAATTCTGGGCGAACTCAAACATCTTTTGATAGGTTTCGCGCGAATCCACCAGTATCCGGCTGGTTTCATCGTTGGCAAAGTCGCGCAGTACCCGTAATGCCAGATTCAGATCCTGATAGAGCAGGGTTTTCACTGCTGCGACCTTGGCGCGGCTCTGGATGTCTGCCCACAACCGGCGCAGGTAATCCACATCGGCCTGCAGTTCGGCGGTTTGCGCCTGTTCGGCCATGGTGCGGATAATAAAGCCGCCAGGTTCGCCTTCGGGAATGATGAGCTGAAGTTTTTGGCGTAACTGTTCGCGTTCGGCCTCATCCTCGATCTTTTGGGAAATGCCGATGTGCGAGTCTTGCGGCAAATACACCAGGAAGCGGCCCGCAAAGCTGATCTGGGTAGAAAGGCGGGCGCCTTTGGTGCCGATAGGGTCCTTGATGACCTGCACCATGATGCTCTGGCCTTCGAACAGGATGCGTTCGATCGGACGTTCTTCGCCGATGTGCTGGCGTTCTTCCCAGATATCGGCGACATGCAGAAAAGCGGCACGTTCCAGGCCGATATCGATGAACGCGGATTGCATGCCCGGCAATACGCGACACACCTTGCCGAAATAAATATTGCCTACCAGGCCGCGCTGACTGCTGCGTTCTATATGCAGCTCTTGCACTACGCCCAGATGCATGACAGCTACACGGGTTTCCTGCGGAGTGACGTTGATCAGTATTTCTTCGCTCATGATGGGGTATCGGTCAGCTGTGCGGTAGGGGAATTATAGCGGTTTAACAGTTCGGCAGTTTCGAATATCGGCAGACCCATGACGCCGGAATAACTTCCGTTCAGATGACGGACGAAAATCGCGCCGCGGCCTTGTATGGCATAACCGCCAGCCTTGTCCAGCGGTTCGCCGCTGATGGCATACTGTTCGATTTCATGGGAAGACAAATGTTTGAAAGTCACTTCGGAAACGCTGGTAAGCTGATGAACCCGGTTCTGATAGGCCAGCGCAACCGACGTCATCACCTGATGGGTGCGTCCAGACAGTTTGGCTAGCATGGCGACAGCGCGTTCGACGCTGCCGGGTTTGCCGAGGATTTCGTTATCCAGCGTGACCGTGGTATCCGCGCCGAGCACAGGATGGCGCAGGATGCCACGTTGGCAGGCACGTTGCCAGCCCAGCTCGGCTTTGGCCAGCGCGATGCGCGCAACATAATCATGGGGTAATTCGTTTTCCTTCGGCGTTTCATCGACGTCGCAGCGGCCGCTCGTTTCGCGCAGCAGCAATACGTCGTAATTTACCCCCATCTGTGCCAGCAATTCACGGCGGCGGGGGGAACGGGAAGCCAGATAAATGCGGGGCGGGAAATTATTCACGATGGTAGGGATGGTTCTGGGTAATGCTCCAGGCGCGGTACAGCTGTTCTGCGAGCAGTACGCGTACCATGCCGTGCGGGAGGGTGAGCCGGGAAAGTGCGAATAGCTTGTCGCCGCGTTGTTTCACGTCGTCGTGCAAGCCGTCCGCACCGCCAATAATAAAACAGGTATCGCGCCCGGCACCTTGCCATTCGCGTAAATGGCCGGCCAGGGCAAGGGTGGTGAGCTGTTCGCCGCGTTCATCCAGCGCCCACACCGTGGCGTCGCGTGGAATGGCGGCGAGGATGCGGTCGCGTTCGGCGATTTTGATTTGCTCGCCGGTCTTGCCGCTGGCGCGTTTTTCGGGCTTGAGCTCGAGCAGATGGATAGCCGTTTCTCTGGGCATGCGTTTGGCATACTCGTCAAAGCCGGCACTGATCCAGTCCGGCATTTTCTGCCCTACTGCGATGATGTACAGTTTCATGGCACGCTACGATCAATGCTCGGGTTTCAGGCTTCGCTCTGGCGGCGGCTGCGCTGATCGGCGGCGGCGCTCCATAAGGCTTCCAGGTTGTAATACTGGCGCACGGCCGGCTGCATCACGTGCACGATGACGCTGCCGAGGTCGAGCAACACCCATTCACCTGAAGCCAGTCCTTCGATGCCCTGATCGGGTATGCCGGCTTCCTTGAGTTTTTCCTGCACGTTATGGGCAATGGCTTTGGTCTGGCGCGTGGAGTCGGCGCTGGCAATCACCATGCGTTCGAACAGCGAACTTTGTGCCGAAACGTCCAGCACAACGATGTCCTGGCCTTTGATATCTTCAATGGCCTCAACAACGGCGGCGGTAATCTGATCTGTATTCATGCGGTTTCCGGTAAGTAAAGTTGATGGGCGTTAATGTAATCAAGCACCGCATCGGGGAGTAAATAGCGCGGGTTGCGCCCAGCGCGTAAGGTATCACGAATATGCGTGGCTGAAATGTCCAGCGCCGTGATCGGGCGCGTCACGATCAATCCGGCCGGACAGGTATTGAGATCCTCCGGATTGGCCATGCGCGTCTCGATCGCATCACGCAGGATGTCCGCCATGGCGTCTTTCCAGGTGCTTTGCGGGAATCCGGGGCGATGGGCGATGGCGATGTGGGCGAGATCGAACAGTTCCTGCCAGTTATGCCAGCTGGACAGCCCGAGGAAAGCGTCCGCGCCAAGCAGCAAACACAATGGTTGATTACTGCCCAGCTCGGCGCGCAGCGAATGCAGGGTGTCTACCGTATAGGATAAACGCGGCAGCTGGACTTCACGCTGATCGACGACGAAACGCGGATTGTTGGCGGTGGCAATCTTCACCATCGCCAGTCGATGGGGAGCGTCGGTGCGCGGCCGGCTGCGATGCGGCGGCGTACCGGCGGGGACGAAGCGGACATGGTCCAGCTCCAATGCCTCGGCCATTTCTTCGGCCAGGCGCAGATGCCCGAAATGGATCGGGTCGAAGGTGCCGCCGAAGATGCCGATAGGCCGCAAATTACGTGGATTACCCACGTATGTGCCCGTCGCCGAGTACTACCCATTTTTGCGAAGTGAGGCCTTCCAGACCAACCGGGCCGCGGGCATGGATCTTGTCAGTGGAAATGCCGATTTCGGCACCCAAACCATATTCGAAACCGTCGGCGAAACGGGTCGAGGCATTTACCATGACGCTGCTGGAGTCGACCTCGCGCAGGAAGCGGCGCGCGCGCGTGTAATTCTCGGTAACGATGGCATCGGTGTGTTGCGAGCCGTAGTGATTGATGTGGCTGATCGCCGCATCCATGTCGTCGACCACGCGGATGGAAATGATCGGCGCCAGGTACTCGGTGAACCAGTCTTCATCAGTCGCCGGGTTAATGCCATTGAGTATGCTCTGGGTGATGGCGCAGCCGCGCATTTCCACTCCCTTGGCGATATAAATCGCGGCAATCTCGGGCAATACCTGAGCGGCCACGCCTTGCGCTACCAGCAAGGTCTCCGTGGTGTTGCAGGTGCCGTAGCGGCTGGTTTTGGCGTTGTCGGCGATACGCACTGCCTTGGTCAGATCGGCATGATCGTCGATATACACGTGGCACACGCCATGCAAATGCTTGATGACCGGAATACGCGCTTCGTTCATCAGGCGCTCGATCAGGCCTTTGCCGCCACGCGGAACGATGACGTCGACAAATTCGCGCATGGTAATCAGTTCGGCCACCGCGGTGCGATCCGTGGTATTGATGACTTGTACTGCGGTTTCCGGCAGACCGGCTGCAGCGAGTCCTTCGCGCACACAGACTGCAATGGCCTGGTTGCTGTGCAGCGCCTCGGAGCCGCCGCGCAGGATCGCTGCATTGCTGGATTTCAGACACAGCCCGGCGGCATCGGCGGTCACGTTCGGCCGCGCTTCGTAAATAATGCCGATGACGCCCAGCGGTACGCGCATTTTCCCGACCTGGATACCTGACGGGCGATATTTGAGATCGGTGATCTCGCCGACCGGATCTGGCAACGCGGCGATCTGGCGCAGGCCTTCGGCCATGCCGGTGATGGATTTGGCGTTCAACGCCAACCGGTCGAGCAACGCCGCGTCCAGTCCGTTGGCGCGCGCTGCAGCCATGTCCTGGCCATTCGCGGCCTGTAAAATTTCCGTGTCGCGTTCGATAGCGTCAGCGATTGCCAGCAGCGCACGATCCTTGGCAAGTGTGTCAGCGCGTGCCAGGGCGCGGGAAGCCGTGCGTGCTGCTTGCCCAATCTGGTGCATATAGGTTTTAATATCCATCTTTAACCACTGCGTTGAAAATTAAAACTTAATTTTAACCTAAAAATGAAAATATCGAATTTTTTAATCGGTCTCGGTTTGCTGCTGTCCAGCCATGTGCCGGCGCTGGCTGGCGGGCTGGATGACGCCAAACAATTGGCTGACGCCGGTTCGCCGCAATTGGCATTGTTGCAGCTGGATCAGGGGTTGGCACATGCCAGTCAGGATGCGCGTCCGGACTGGCTGCGCTGGCAATGGCAGTTACTGGGGAAAGTCGGCCAGACCGATGATGTGCTCAAACGTGCCGCCGCTTTGCCGGAAGATGCTCCGGATGATGTCAAGCATACGGCTGCGTTACTGGCGGCGCGGGCAGCTATAAAGAAAGGCGATGGCAGTCTGGCGCGAGGCTATCTGGCTAAGCTGCTATGGGTGCTGCCGAGCGACAAGGTCGAGTATCAGGAGTTGCGTAATCTGGCCGTACAAAGTCATCTGCTGCCGCAGCCGGATGGCGAAGCGGCCAGCGTGATGTTGCGCTATCAGCAGGATTTTGGCGTGGATGTGGCATTGCTGCATATCTATGCGCTGGCGATGCTGCAGGCGGGGCGTGCAACCGACGTCAATTGGGTGCGGACGCAATTGGTCAATAATGACCCGATGGCGGCGTTGATCGATGCGGCTGGCGGCCAATTGAGTGACGATGACAGCAAACAGCGTTTGCAGGCGGTACTCGGCAGCGATGCCAGTGCACCGATGCTGTTAGTGGCACGCAAGATCGCGGCACAAATGAACGCCCCCGAGTTGCAGATACAGATCAGCGAGCATTTGCTCAATCTGACTGCCGCGCCTGATGAAGCGAGTGCACCCGCCTTGTGGAAGGCCTATCGCGACCTGACCCAGAGTTTTGGCAATGTCAGGTTGCTGCTGTTTGGTTCCGATGCCGGCTGGGCCGATCTGGCGCGGGAGTCGGCGTCGACCGATCCGGTGATGGCGCGGGCTATCTGGGCGTACCTGGCACGCGATGGCAAAGACCCGGCATTGCGCAGTTCGGCGCAACAGCAATTCCTGGAGCAATTGCTGGCGCAACATCTCGATCGTGCTGCATTGCGTCTGTTCGTATCGGTGTGGCCCGGATTGCCGGCGTCGGCATTCAACGCGACGGTGCGCTATCGTCTGGGCAAGCTGGCGCTGGATGCAGGCGAATTCGAGCTGGCCGCAGGCCTGTGGCATGACCTGGATGCGCCAGCGGAAGGCGTCGATGCGGCGGATTGGCAAGCACGTCGCGCGGCCTTGTACGCACGCCTTCATGACTGGCCATCCGCTGCCAAGGCGGTGTCGGCGTGGCTGACAGGATTGTCGGCAGTGCCGTCCGCTTCCGGCTGGCAGATGCTGGCAGTGGTGCAGCAGTTATCCCGGCAGGCATCTGAGGCAGCGTCGGCACGCGACTTGCTCACACGCTTGTTACCTGTCGTCGAGCCGTTGCAACGGCGTGCCGTGCTGTATCGGCTGGGGCAGCTAGCCGCTGCCGACAAACAGCCGGCAGCGGCCGCACAATGGTATTTGCAGGCGGCGACGGAAATGCCGCAGGCTGATGCCATGACCGTGCAATCCCGCCTCGATGCGGCAGCCAGCCTGGAGCAGGCAGGTTTGCATGAAGATGCCGGCATGCAGTATCAATGGGTGTTGAAAAACAGTACGGACGCGGCACAACAAGCGGCGGCCAGTTATGCGCTCAGCCTCCGCTGAACCGCATTACGATGCGGTGCTTGCTGCGCCGTTTGCGCATCTGGGCGTAATGGCGGATGCGCAAGGAGTGCGGCGGATAGATTTTTTGCCGGCCGATTTCCCGCTTCAGGCAGGCTCGACTCCGCATGTGCAGCGTCTGGTGCAGGGGCTGGCGCACTATTGGCGTGATCCTGTGCAAACATTCGACGTACCTCTGTCGTACCAGGGTAGCGAGCATCAACTGCGGGTGTGGCAGGCGTTGCTCGCCATCCCCGTCGGACAGACACGCAGTTATGGCGATATTGCCAGGGAGATCGGTTCCAGTCCGCGTGCTGTCGGCCAGGCATGCGGCGCCAATCCGCTGCCTATTCTGATCCCGTGCCACCGCGTAGTGGCCAGGGCCGGCCCTGGAGGGTTCATGCACCGCAGGGATGATGCCGCACTGGCCTACAAGGACTGGCTGCTGCGGCATGAGTCCGGCGCCGCCCGCAGATGAATCCGGATACCCGGCAACTCATAGACGGATTTTGTGATCTGGTCTGGCTGGAAGACGGGCTGGCTGCCAATACCATGCAGAGTTATCGCCGCGATCTGATGCAATTGGCCACCTGGCTGGCGGGAAAATCGTTACTTGCGGTGACGCAGACCGACCTGGAAAGCTATCTGCATTATCGTTATGCGCAACGTGCCAGTCCGCGCAGTACCGCACGCCAGCTGTCGGCATTCAAACGCTTTTACCGGCTAGCGCTGCGCGACGGGCGCATTGCGCAAGATCCGACGTTGAAAATCGACACGCCCAAGCTGCCGCGCACACTGCCAAAGTCCATGAGCGAAGCCGAAGTCGAAGCCCTGCTGGCTGCGCCGGTCGGTGAAGAGCCGCTGGCGGTACGGGATCGGGCGATGCTGGAAATTCTTTATGCCAGCGGTTTGCGTGTATCCGAGTTAGTCGGCTTGCACCTGCGCAGCGTGAATATCGATATGGGCGTGGTGCAGGTCATCGGCAAGGGCAGTAAGGAGCGTCTGGTGCCGCTGGGAGAAGTCGCGGTGGATGCGCTGCTGCAGTACATCCGGCACGCGCGGCCGCAGCTGTTGCACGGGCGGGTGAGCGATGCCTTGTTCGTGACCCAGCGCGGGGAAGCGATGACGCGCCAGGCTTTCTGGTATCTGATCAAACGCCGTGCACGGCAGGTAGGATTGACGAAACTGCCGTCGCCGCATGTGATGCGCCATGCCTTTGCGACCCATCTGCTGAATCATGGCGCGGACTTGCGTGTGGTGCAATTGTTGCTGGGGCATGCCGATATCGCTACGACCCAGATCTATACGCATGTCGCCCGTGAACGTCTCAAGCAGCTGCATGCCAGGCATCATCCGCGTGGCTAGGATTGTGCGGCGAAAGCCTTGACCATCAGGCTGATACTGCTGCCAAGCAACAACAAGCCGATCAGCCGCATCATCTGCTCGCGACTCAGGCCAACATGGGCGCGATGTCCCAACGTCAAGCCGAGGGCGACCACGGGCATGGCGGCGAGGTAGGAAAACAGCAGGCGCGTGT from Sulfuriferula sp. AH1 harbors:
- a CDS encoding glutamate-5-semialdehyde dehydrogenase; the protein is MDIKTYMHQIGQAARTASRALARADTLAKDRALLAIADAIERDTEILQAANGQDMAAARANGLDAALLDRLALNAKSITGMAEGLRQIAALPDPVGEITDLKYRPSGIQVGKMRVPLGVIGIIYEARPNVTADAAGLCLKSSNAAILRGGSEALHSNQAIAVCVREGLAAAGLPETAVQVINTTDRTAVAELITMREFVDVIVPRGGKGLIERLMNEARIPVIKHLHGVCHVYIDDHADLTKAVRIADNAKTSRYGTCNTTETLLVAQGVAAQVLPEIAAIYIAKGVEMRGCAITQSILNGINPATDEDWFTEYLAPIISIRVVDDMDAAISHINHYGSQHTDAIVTENYTRARRFLREVDSSSVMVNASTRFADGFEYGLGAEIGISTDKIHARGPVGLEGLTSQKWVVLGDGHIRG
- the nadD gene encoding nicotinate-nucleotide adenylyltransferase, encoding MGNPRNLRPIGIFGGTFDPIHFGHLRLAEEMAEALELDHVRFVPAGTPPHRSRPRTDAPHRLAMVKIATANNPRFVVDQREVQLPRLSYTVDTLHSLRAELGSNQPLCLLLGADAFLGLSSWHNWQELFDLAHIAIAHRPGFPQSTWKDAMADILRDAIETRMANPEDLNTCPAGLIVTRPITALDISATHIRDTLRAGRNPRYLLPDAVLDYINAHQLYLPETA
- the rng gene encoding ribonuclease G — encoded protein: MSEEILINVTPQETRVAVMHLGVVQELHIERSSQRGLVGNIYFGKVCRVLPGMQSAFIDIGLERAAFLHVADIWEERQHIGEERPIERILFEGQSIMVQVIKDPIGTKGARLSTQISFAGRFLVYLPQDSHIGISQKIEDEAEREQLRQKLQLIIPEGEPGGFIIRTMAEQAQTAELQADVDYLRRLWADIQSRAKVAAVKTLLYQDLNLALRVLRDFANDETSRILVDSRETYQKMFEFAQNYTQGVIEKLQHYAAERPLFDLYAVEAEIEKALARRVDLKSGGYLIIDQTEALTTVDVNTGGFVGVRNFDDTIFKTNLEAAQAIARQLRLRNLGGMIIVDFIDMDNRDHQQEVFLEFKKALSRDNTRMSVHDFSPLGLVEMTRKRTRESLAHILCEPCPTCQGRGQVKTAKTVCYEILREIVREARQFNAKEYRILASQLVIDLFLEEESQSLAQLGDFIAKPVSLQVETFYTQEQYDIILI
- the rlmH gene encoding 23S rRNA (pseudouridine(1915)-N(3))-methyltransferase RlmH — its product is MKLYIIAVGQKMPDWISAGFDEYAKRMPRETAIHLLELKPEKRASGKTGEQIKIAERDRILAAIPRDATVWALDERGEQLTTLALAGHLREWQGAGRDTCFIIGGADGLHDDVKQRGDKLFALSRLTLPHGMVRVLLAEQLYRAWSITQNHPYHRE
- a CDS encoding methylated-DNA--[protein]-cysteine S-methyltransferase; the encoded protein is MRSASAEPHYDAVLAAPFAHLGVMADAQGVRRIDFLPADFPLQAGSTPHVQRLVQGLAHYWRDPVQTFDVPLSYQGSEHQLRVWQALLAIPVGQTRSYGDIAREIGSSPRAVGQACGANPLPILIPCHRVVARAGPGGFMHRRDDAALAYKDWLLRHESGAARR
- the rsfS gene encoding ribosome silencing factor, with translation MNTDQITAAVVEAIEDIKGQDIVVLDVSAQSSLFERMVIASADSTRQTKAIAHNVQEKLKEAGIPDQGIEGLASGEWVLLDLGSVIVHVMQPAVRQYYNLEALWSAAADQRSRRQSEA
- a CDS encoding nucleoside triphosphate pyrophosphatase is translated as MNNFPPRIYLASRSPRRRELLAQMGVNYDVLLLRETSGRCDVDETPKENELPHDYVARIALAKAELGWQRACQRGILRHPVLGADTTVTLDNEILGKPGSVERAVAMLAKLSGRTHQVMTSVALAYQNRVHQLTSVSEVTFKHLSSHEIEQYAISGEPLDKAGGYAIQGRGAIFVRHLNGSYSGVMGLPIFETAELLNRYNSPTAQLTDTPS
- the xerD gene encoding site-specific tyrosine recombinase XerD — translated: MNPDTRQLIDGFCDLVWLEDGLAANTMQSYRRDLMQLATWLAGKSLLAVTQTDLESYLHYRYAQRASPRSTARQLSAFKRFYRLALRDGRIAQDPTLKIDTPKLPRTLPKSMSEAEVEALLAAPVGEEPLAVRDRAMLEILYASGLRVSELVGLHLRSVNIDMGVVQVIGKGSKERLVPLGEVAVDALLQYIRHARPQLLHGRVSDALFVTQRGEAMTRQAFWYLIKRRARQVGLTKLPSPHVMRHAFATHLLNHGADLRVVQLLLGHADIATTQIYTHVARERLKQLHARHHPRG